AAGCAGAGGAAGTGCTTTTAGTAGCTGCATCACAGCCGTAGCACTGACCAGACCCCACTGGTGATTTGAAGCCCAGTAGCCCAAGGACTGCAGTCCGACTCTAACTAGGTGTCTCTCTGTTCTTCGGCGTGCACGTCTGTACACTGTGGGTGAGCAAAGTGCCTGTGTCATCAGCCTCCCCAGCCTTGAGAGGTGTGTCctgaccaaacacacacacatacacttaagTAGGGGTAAGAGGCCCTGCTGTGTGTCCCTAAGGTACTGTGATTTCAATTCTGCCACCGCTCTTCTCACACAATGTGCAGTGGTCATCTGCTTGCAGACTACACCCTGTGTGATCCCTGTGTCCCCACTGAGTCCAgtgaactgacacatgaatttgGGTGGTGCTTAGAACATGTTTCTTCAGCGAAGGAGGGACCTTCACCCAGGGTCCTTCATCCCAAAGGGCAGCTCGTGTACCGGTTATGACACAGGAGGATGGAGTAAACAGGACATCTCTGTACTCAGATTCTctgtgaggaggaggaagattgGATTTTTTGTACCATCTCTAATTCCAGAAACTTAAAGAGGCTGTAAAGGGATTTTCAATGTGTGGGTCACTGTTGCCCCGTCGGCCACAGTTCTGGTCTCACAGTGGAACTTGGGTCAAGATCCTTGGAGCTCCAGGCAACTCAGAGAATGTTTTCCAAGTCCCGAGCGACTGGTGCACAGAGTAGGTGCCCACAGTGATCTGTCCAGTAGGTGGATTGTTGAGTGAATTAAGGCTGCTAGTTAAATATGGGACGCtctgcgtccgacttcagccaggtcacgatctcgcactccgtgagttcgagccccgcgtcgggctctgggctgatggctcagagcctggagcctgtttccgattctgtgtctccctctctctctgcccctcccctgttcatgctctgtctctctctgtcccaaaaataaataaatgttgaaaaaaaaaattaaaaaaaaaatgggacgcTCTGGCAAGAGCACAAATCCCCTTGGGGGACGGGACATGAGCACACGGGTGAAGGCTGTGTCAATCCAGGTGACTGCTGTCAGCCTCACAAGAAGGCGCTCCTCCTCACTGTCCTTCCAGCTCTTTGTCCAAACCTGCCTCTTCTCTAAGTGGTCCTCTCCATGTCCCTTCTCTGCCTAACTTACAGCCCGATACAGGGTGTCATTCGGCATCTGTGATCCTTGGGTGTCCTTTGCAGTCCAGCTGACTGAACAGAAGCTGACTCAGCACAGCAGGGTCTAGTGCCTGTCACCCGTTGTTCTCCCCTGCTTTCTGTTAGGCTCTCACTCCCTTCCCCTACCCCCCAGCTGCTCCAGCCTTCTGGCAGTATCTGCACTGTTTCTGGAAGCCTCTGCCTCAGACACTTCTTCCCAACTGTTCCCTCTTGACAGGAAAGTCCTGACCCCAGAAATGTGCTTGTCAGATTCCTCTCCCTGTTCACAATGTTTGTTGAAAGGTCACCTCTTCGTGAACCCTGAATTCACACCCTTGGGGATACTTTCTAGGTTCTGCTTTTGGGGCTGACAGATCACCTGGAGAGGCATTGCCAGCAAACATGCGGGCGCCTGGGTCTAAGAGCCAAAGAGTTTGTCTAGAACCAAAGAGAAGAACCTGGAGAATGTCCTAATATTCTGACTAAAAGGCAGAGGGGCACCCAAGAAAACGGGAGGTCAAATTATCACCGAAGGCAGGCCAGCCCCTGAGCAGCTCCTCAAATGAGTGGAATTGTGTTCACGCATCACTTGTAGCCTGAACCATGGGCCCTGAATGCTGAGGGAAGATCCCTGCTCTCCAGTAGCCATAGTCTGACCAGAAACTCAGAGGATAAGGCCCTGCCTGCAATAGCTGAGTGCCTGTTGTCTTTGGGGCCACTGTGTCCAGACCTGGCCATGCAGCTTCTGTTGTTCTAAGATGGGGATGGCAGTACCTGCCTTCCTTGCTTCCAGGGCTCTTCTGACAAACACAGGACGGAAagcgcgcgtacacacacacacacacacacacacacacacacacacacacagatcagaGAACTGGAAAGAACCTAGGTCCTTGATGGCGTCACCAGACCCCAGAATGTGCCCCGCCTGCACCCACCCTTACTTCTGATTTCATTGTGTGATTGTGAATTGCCTTTGTGATTAGACCTGTTTGAGGAGGGGTTTCCTCTTTACTCACAGCACAAAGCAGACTTCTGGATATGGGGAGCATCGTggggtttggttttcttttctgtgggaGCCATGTCGTGTCGTGGGTAAGGGCACAAGCTCTGTTCCTAAACAACCTTCCTTCCAACTCAGTTCTGCCACTTGCAGTCCTGTCATTTTGAGAAATGTACCTGGCCCTGTGTCTTACtatcctcacctgtgaaatgggctTATTATTCTTAATAGTGACAATACCAAGCAGAGAGGGTTGCATTTGTGAATACATAATGAGGTAATGCAAGTATGGTTCACAGAAATGCATCTGCCACATTCCCTATCTTTACACCTACTGATGCTGCCATGGGAGAGGTGGCAGGTCAGGCTTTACACCACGTGAGCTAGAGCAAAGAACATAAAGATCACATTACACGTCTGTGTTCAGCCCTAGAAACTCTCCTCCTCTGCCATACATTCTCATCCTTTGCGTCATGCACGGACGATCCGTCACCAGAGGGCTGACTCTCCCACCTGGGGACCACAAATACACACCGTCTTACACAGTGTGCATCAATTCAGTACACTCCAGTTATGTCCTCAGATAGCCTGCCCTGGTCCTggtgccggggtgggggtggggggtacccCAGGGCAGGTAACGGAGCACATGATGTTCCCTTACACCCACACGGCATCGGAAGCTGTCTGCATCCTAGTGCCTGCCTTTCTTTCCAGACTCGCCTCCCTCCGCCCTAAAATTCGGATTACACTCACACTGGATTCCAGGGCAGACCCTGCCACTTCAGTCTCTCTCCTTCAGCCTCAAATTCCTCCTGGTTAAAGGCAATAATCCTGCCTACTCAAGGTTTGTTGGGAGACCTCCAGGAGACAACAAATGTAAAACACCTAGCTGACATTAGCTGGCACATGGAAGGCGCTGGATAAGAAACGGCATTATCTGTTTCGCTTCTTTAATCCACAGCACCTGGAATGCAAAAGGTAAGATTTCCTCCTTTTatacggctgaataatatcccattgtatagatgTGTCACACTTCCTTTATCCATTCCACTGTCGATTGACAGGATTGTTGTTTCCATTATCCTGGCTACTGCGattaatgctgcagtaaatatggGAATGCAGACATCTCTGTGAGAGGCTGGCTtgagttcttttggatatatgccCAGGAGTGGGATGCTGGATCAGATGATGGGTTTTTTGGGGGTTggtttgtggtttgtttgtttgtttgtttttagttgttttggAGGGGACATCTGGGTATGAACAAGATCATatgatagttttaattttttgagggacctccatactgttttccattgtggctgcaccagttgcgTTCCCACCGACAGCGTACGACGGTTCCAGTTTTCTGCATACTCTCCAACACTTGTGATCTGCTCTTTGTTAGTTTGTTTGACAATAACCATCCTCACGTGTCACATGTGTGAcatgacatctcattgtggttttgatttgcctttccctaatgCTTAATGAAGGGGAGCATCATTTCATAtaccttttggccatttgtatgtcttctttggagaaatgtctattcagatcccttgcatatttttaaattggtttgtttgttttaactattGAGTTAGAAAAGTTtgttataaatattgaaaattaaccCTTATCAGATGCATGGTTTGCACATCTCTGCCCATTTTGTAGATTGCCTTTTCGgtttgttgatgttttcctttgctgtgcagaagcttttaagtttgatgtagtcccacttggcCGTTTTTGCTTTTTCATGACTGCTTTTGGTGTCGTTTCCATGAAATCACTTGCCAAGACCCGTGTCACACAGatgttcctttatgttttcttccaggagttttacaGTGTCACGTCTTATACTTAATCTTCAATCCCTTTggggttgatttttgtgtgtggtgtaacgTAGGGTCCAATATCGTCCTTTTTGTACGTGggtgtccaggtttcccagcaccatttgtccaagagactgtcctttccccattgcgTATTATTGGCACCCTTGTCAAGATCAGCTGACTGTACATgcgtgggtctatttctgggttctcttctgTCCCATTGGCcagtgtctgtctttctgtcactACCATACTGATTTACTTACTGTAGCCttgaaatatgttttgaaatgagGAGGGTGGGtacttccaactttgttcttcctccAGGTTGccttggctattctgggtcttctgttgtttcatatgcattttaggattgtttttctaaaattgtttttctaaaattgtttacTGAAAAATGCCACTTGGTTTTGAGAGGAATAGCATTGAggctatcatttttctttttaatctttcatcTTCAATTAtagattacattgattgattaaTCAATTATATTCTAAATCTGAGGATTGCATTAGTTGGTTTTCAattattgaaccacctttgcttTCCTGAGCTAACCCACTTGATCATGctgtttttcctttgaatatattgctggattccatctgctagtattttgttgaggaattttgtgCTTGTGCTAAGGAAGAATATTGGTCAGTACTTTTCTTGGCATCAGTGaaatgctagcctcataaaatCACTTGCAAGTAGTTCCCCCACTTCTGTTTCCTGGAGGACATTGTGTAGAATTTGTGTGTGGGTGTTTTTATTCCTGTcgatatttggtagaattcactggtgATACCATGTGGGGTTTTCATCATAGGCTTTTaacaactgattcaatttctgtAAATGGTTCTGAAATATGCATGTTCTTTCACCTTGGGTAAGTTTTGGTGGTTTATGGTTTTTGAGTAATCAATCCATTTGCACATTGTTGCATTTATGTATGGAGATTTTcatgtaatattaataatatcGTTTCTCTCATACTTCCTGGGTCTCTAGTGaagtctcctctttcattcctgttgTTAGTAActaatttcttctctctctctctctctctctctctctctctctctctctctctttccagttttgagatataattgacagcACTGGATAAGGTATAAAGGATAATAATCAGACTCACATATATCATGAAATGGTTACCATAGTAAGTTTAGTTGACATCCACCATCTCAGagacacaaaaagaagaaaaagaaaccaatgtTTTCCTTGTGAAgggaactcttaggatttactctcttaacagctTTCATTTATATCACAtagcagtgttaactatagtcatcatgttgtacattatatttcgttatttatcttatttttcttacacctggaagtttgtttcttttggccATCATCCTCcaattttcttctccctccccaaatcaccacctctggcaaccacaaatctgatagctttttctgtatatttggaAGTGTCCTTTTCAATTCCATACATAAGTGagataatgccctcaaggtccaactatgttgtcacaaatagcaggatttcctcctttttatggCCAGATAatagtgtgtgtgggggggggcgtgggggtgtgtgtgtgggtgtgtgtgtggtgtgtgtgtgtgtgtgtgtgtgtatgtgtctgcgTGTCTGTGTATTTACTtgatccatttatccatcaaagACGCTTAGGCTGTGTcgatatcttggctattgtaaataatactgctgtgGACATGGGGGTAAAGATATATCTTTGACATTgtggtttcatttccttcagatatactATCAGAAGTGGAATGTctgcatcatatggtagttctatttttaattttttgagaaacctccatactgttttccatagtggctgcaccaatttacattcccaccagcagtacacaaGTATTCTTTATTCTGCACATGGAAGCTGGCATTTTTATCTCTTGTAtttttgatgctagccattctaacaggtgtgaggtgatagcccattgtgctttttatttgcatttccctgatgattggtggTTTGCAGCAGCTTTTCCTGTACCCATTGGCCATTTGTACgtcatctttagaaaaatgtctgttcatagcctttacccatttttattttattttattttttttaatttaatttaattttattttatttttttaatgtttatttatttttgacacacagagagaggcagagcacgagcaggggcaaggacagagagggagagggagacacagaatcagaagcaggccccaggctctgcgctgtcagcacagagcctgacgcggggctcgaactcacagaccgcgagatcatgacctgagctgaaattggatgctcaaccgactgagccacccaggcaccccacctttacccattttttaaattcgatgattagttgttgtttttttcagtttattttgttttgtttttgctgtggaGATGTATGAggtctttatattttggatattaaatccTTGTCAGATAtacggtttgcaaatattttctcccattccatatgttGTCTTTTCACCTTGGTGGTTTCCTTAGTGTGTAGCTTTTTAGTTAGATGTAGCCCcacttgtttttgattttgttgtttgtgccTTGGGTGGTATATCCAAAAATCCATTGCCAAGACCCGTGTCAGGGAGCTTTGTCGTTATGTATTCTTCTAGCAGTTTTAGTTTCCAGTCTtacatttaagcctttaatccatttcaagttaacttTTGTGAGTGTAAGATAGGaatccagctttattcttctacATGTGAATAGTCCATTCtcccagcagcatttattgaagagactgtcttttatccattgagtattcttgactctgttgtcaaatattagttggccatacatgcATGGGGTTACTTCTAGGCTCTCGATTCTGTTCCGTTAGCCCACGTGTCAGTTCTTATGCCAGTAACACACTGTTCTTATTACTCTAGCTGTGTAGTATGGCTAGAAGTCAGAAGTGTGATGTGTCTTCTttgctcttctccttttttttcttcttcagtcctgtagaggtttatcaattttattgattatttcaaagaagcaactctttaaaaaaacgtttacttatttattttgggagataaagagcgtgtgagtggggaaggggcagagagagagggagagagagaatcccaagcaggctctacaatgtcagcgcagagcctgacatgtggctcaatcccacgaacctcgagatcatgacctgagctgaaatcaagtgtcagacgcctgactgagcccgccaggcgccccatcaaagaagcaactttttttttttaacgtttatttatttctgagacagagagagacagagcatgaacaggagagggtcagagagagagggagacacagaatctgaaacaggctccaggctccaagctgtcagcacagagtccgacggggggctcaaactcacgggccgcgagatgatgacctgagccgaagtcggacgcctaaccgactgaaccacccaggcgccgcaaagAAGCAACTTTTAATTTGAGTTTCTCTAATCTGTCTTGTTAGAAATTTCATTGATCTCTGTTCTTGTATTTTAGTAAAATTCTTATTGCTGCTTACTGAGGATTATGAAATGACTTCCATAGGTTTGAACATCCTTTTTACCTAGATGAAAGCCAGTGAATATTCAAAAGAATGTGTCACCATGGTGGAAATTTTAGCCATTGTCTCCTTTTGGAAAGTACATGGACACTTATGAGTATAGCAGATGCTGGTCACACATGGAGTGTTCTTAAAATTATGCTTGAATGGTTATAAAAAGTCGGCAGGGTCGACTGAGCTTGCGCCATGCTACAGGCTCCCTAttcgttcattctctctctgtcgtctctctctgtctctctgtctctctctctctctctccctctccccccccccctttgctcactcgcgccctctgtctctctctttcaacaacaacaacaacaacaacaacaacaacaacaaaagtgggCAGGGGATTCACATGGTTGACTGCAGGGCACCATTTTTCATTACCTATGATGTGGTTTTGATGATTAATCTCACGCCTGAGATCCTGATTATATGCCATCCGAATTCTGAGCTTGGAAATGTATACTCTTATTTAAAGCCCAGAACCATCATAGGGAGTAGGGctcattattatccccatttaacagataggaagctgaggctcagaaacgTTAAGTCAGGTGAATAATAAcggagttttctttcttcttttatcacCATTTGATGTAGTCTGGGTCCTTCTGGCCACACACCTCCCTTGCTAGCTTCCAGCTCTTTGACAACCTTTGTCTTCAGCTTGCTGTCTAGACCAAGGGCCAGGTGGAGCTGTGAGCATGGACCACACCTCCATGGATCCGCTCCGGAAATGCAGCTCAACACTGATTTCTGAGTCTTCCCCGATGATCTCTGAAGAGACCTCCCGGGAAGTCACGGcagcctcctctccttccttctcggAACTGCTTATGATGGGCCTGGGTGACCTCAAAACCAGTCCTGGCACCAAATACCCTGCCCCTCTTCCAGAGGGGCTGCTCCAACAGCGCTACAGAGATGAGAAAACCCTACAAGAGAGGCGGTGGGAAAGGTCAGCGTCCCCTCAGAGGAAGAAAACCCTTCTGGGGCACATGAGACGGCGGCACCTCGATCAGGTGGCACCTTATCGGGTGGAGAGGAAAGCCAGGATCTCCTCCTCAGGTGATAGAGATCAGAACAGATTCAGATGCGAATGTCGATACTGCCAGAGCCATAGGCCAAATGTCTCTGGGATGTCTGTGGAGAGGAAAGGGGCCCCCCATGCTTCCTCCTGGGAGACACTGGTACAGGGCCTCAGCGGCTTGACCCTCAGCCTGAGCACCAGCCGACCTGGCCTGCTGCCCGAAGGGGTGCTCCAACAGCAGGAAAGAGACGAGAAGCTCCAACTGGAGATGCAGCAGGAAAGCAAAAGGATGTTTCAGAGGCTCCTAAAGCAGTGGttgaaagaaaactgaggctctcaTCCTCACGTGACGCAGGTCTGAATGGCTCCAGACATGATCCTGAGCGTGGATTTCTTTTGGGGACCAACCAGTAAGCAGTCGTCAGAGAAGTGACAAGAGCAGCGTTGATGACTGAAAATTCGATCGGCGTGAGCCCTCATCCAATCCCCGGAAGGTTCTGTCTTACCTTGAATTTGTGGATCCCTGTGGGGCTTTCTATGGGACACCGCATACCCCAGGGGTCCGTAACTTCCTTATTATGGCTCCCGTGATGCATGTTGTCACTTTCCCACCCCGaactctgcctctcctccctgccttgtTGTCAGTACGGTAGAGAGCTTCTCTGTAGCATGAATGCCCCGTTGATGATGGCCATGTGCTTTTGTGCCATTTCACGGACTGCCTCCCAGCAGCAGCACTGGTCTGCTGGAATGGACGTGTGCTGAACGGAGATCCACTTTCAAGAGACTGACGCTAAAGGAGGTGCAGAAAGGGACATGGAACTGGAACTTGGTGGTTCACTATTGTGTTGTCTGTGTAAGCCGTTATGAGTATGCTGAGCTAAATGTAGAACATTGTTTCCCTGCTTTATAACACGGATGGTATTCCCCTCGAAGGAATTTCTGACCCGTTACCTCATCATCCTTgccaaataaatatacatataaaaaaaacctaacttttgcattcaggttctttatccatatTGGGTTGTTCTTTGTCAGGTGTGAGGTCACCGCATTTAAATTCTAGAGCAGCAGATCACAGTTTATCAGGAGGTTTGGAGCCAGGCCCGGAGGGCACCAGGGAACACCATCGAGTCACCGTTTGCAGCCCCGCAGCACGAGCAGCCTTCGGATCATCCGGGCAGAGCAAGTGGAAGAGAGTCTTCCTGCCCACAGAGAGCTGGAAGCACAGCCCACCGCCCACGGTATGAGGTCctgggagatggtgctggccCCCCTGGCGTAGCATCTCCAGGGGCTGTACCTTGTTGCCCGGTGTCCCTGGGGTGGGGAATGCGAACAGCAGTTTTATGCCTGCATCACGGAGTCATTTCAGAGTTGTTTTGGGATTTACATGTGTGCCTTTTCATTTCAGGAGGCATTAATGAGGCAtcatccttcttcctccccacagATCCAGTGCTATGTAACCCAGGAAGTGCCCGTGCAGTCCCTCTGAACTACAGAGAAAATCTGCTTGCGCTCAGTCTCCGTAATTAGGTAATGTCCAGAGCTGTGTTGCTGCAAACATCTGTGAGTCTTCTGCAGACAGAAGTGGCTTCAGAGCAGGTGTGTTTATTATGTTCTGAACGTGTGATCTCTCCAGAGAGCTTGGTGCTCAGGTGACCCTGCCAGGCTCGTGTCCCACTTGACAGGAGAAAGTAAACAAAGCAGGGATTTTCTTCCTTGAAACTCTGAGGCCTAAATTTACACTGGTCATTTGGGGTGTGGTTAGCAGGATAACATGCGCATTTCACTTTATTGATCTTGTCCTAGGTATCAGACAGTATTCTACATATCTCCATATATCAGCTTATGGAATCCACTCCCAGAACCCATCATTGAGCAAGACTTCGATCTCACTTTGTGTGTGAAAAGCAGAGTACAGAGAGGTCAGGTGAGTTGCTCAGTGTCGCAGAGGCACTGAAGGAGAGGGTGACAGGCAAACCTAGGCGGACTGAATTCAGAACATGACTCCTAACCAGCTCACCAACGTTAACCTCTATAGAGGCCAGGGGTGAAGTGCGGAGAACCAATGACTTTGGTGGACGTTTCCCAGCTGGAAGCCTCAGGTCTGATAAGATACCTCCTTGAATCCTCCCCATAATGCACTAGGGCAGGGGCACTCCTACCCACCTGGCAGAGTTCAAGGAAGTCATAAAGAGATGTCTTTACCGCAGCAGCCACACCAACCACAGA
This region of Felis catus isolate Fca126 chromosome X, F.catus_Fca126_mat1.0, whole genome shotgun sequence genomic DNA includes:
- the LOC102899716 gene encoding protein FAM156A/FAM156B-like translates to MDHTSMDPLRKCSSTLISESSPMISEETSREVTAASSPSFSELLMMGLGDLKTSPGTKYPAPLPEGLLQQRYRDEKTLQERRWERSASPQRKKTLLGHMRRRHLDQVAPYRVERKARISSSGDRDQNRFRCECRYCQSHRPNVSGMSVERKGAPHASSWETLVQGLSGLTLSLSTSRPGLLPEGVLQQQERDEKLQLEMQQESKRMFQRLLKQWLKEN